A part of Synchiropus splendidus isolate RoL2022-P1 chromosome 19, RoL_Sspl_1.0, whole genome shotgun sequence genomic DNA contains:
- the socs3a gene encoding suppressor of cytokine signaling 3a translates to MVTYSKLTAMSSSINSGMLQTHRYKTFSTKAQYQMVLTTLHKLQESGFYWGSITGKDANAMLLSEKTGTFIIRDSSDKRHLFTVSVKTASGTKNLRIQCDSASFFLQTDPKNIQTAPRFDCILRLVHYYMSQSKGNNRSGNIYYIHSGGEKIPLELHQPLFCNLSTLQHLCRKTVNGHLDISSNKEQLPQPVRDYLQDYDAPI, encoded by the coding sequence ATGGTAACTTACAGCAAGCTCACCGCAATGAGCAGCAGCATCAACTCCGGCATGCTGCAGACTCACCGCTACAAGACCTTCAGCACCAAGGCCCAGTACCAGATGGTCCTGACCACGCTCCACAAGCTGCAGGAGAGCGGCTTCTACTGGGGCTCCATCACCGGGAAGGATGCCAACGCCATGCTGCTGTCGGAAAAGACGGGCACCTTCATCATCCGGGACAGCTCGGACAAGAGGCACCTCTTCACCGTCAGCGTCAAGACGGCGTCCGGCACCAAGAACCTGCGCATCCAATGCGACTCTGCCTCCTTTTTCCTGCAGACGGACCCTAAGAACATTCAGACGGCCCCCCGCTTTGACTGCATCCTCAGACTCGTGCATTACTATATGTCTCAAAGCAAAGGGAACAACCGCAGTGGGAATATTTACTACATCCACTCTGGTGGGGAGAAGATCCCCCTGGAGCTTCACCAACCGCTCTTCTGCAACCTGTCCACTCTGCAGCACCTCTGCAGGAAGACGGTGAACGGACACTTGGACATTTCCTCCAATAAAGAACAGCTTCCTCAGCCAGTTAGGGATTATCTCCAGGACTACGACGCCCCTATTTAG